The Methyloprofundus sedimenti nucleotide sequence GAAACTCGTTTAGACGAAGAGCTAAGTCAGTTGCAAGAGGAACTCGCAAACTGGACTTATCAACCCTCGCCAGTCCGTCGAGTAGAAATAGCCAAGCCGGGAGGCAAAGGTGTACGACTACTCGGCATACCGACGGTACGGGATCGAGTGGTACAAACAACATTAAAGCTACTGCTGGAACCGGTCTTTGATCCGCATTTTTCACCGCACAGCTATGGATTTCGCCCAGGGCGAAGCCAGCACGAAGCGGTACAAGCGGCACAACAGATAGTGAACAGTGGCAAGCCCTACGTGGTGGATATAGATCTATCCAAGTTTTTTGATAGAATCCATCACGACAGGCTGATAGCCCGAATGGGCGAGAAAATATCCGACAAACGGATACTTCGCCTAGTCGGAAACATGTTGCGTAGCGGCGTCATGATCAATGGCATCGTCAACCCCAGCAAGGAAGGCGCAATGCAAGGGGGCTCACTCAGTCCCTTGCTGAGCAATATCGTTCTGGATGAACTGGATCAGGAATTGGAAAAACGTGGACTGGAATTTTGCAGGTACGCGGACGACTGTAATATCTTCGTAAAATCGCAAAAAGCGGCAGATCGAGTGATGGAAAAAGTCAGCCAATTCATCGAAAAGAAGCTGAAACTGAAAGTGAATCAGGAGAAAAGCCAGGTGGCTAAATCCGATGCGGTAAAGTTTTTAGGTTTTACCGTGGTTAAGGGGACAATTGCCATTGCGCATAAAGCCCTGCAAACAGCCATGAGTAAAATCGAAGAACTGACACCGCGAGGTACACATCAGACTCTGGATACATCACTGGACGAGATCAATCAATGGTATGTGGGCTGGTCAAATTACTACAGTTTGACTTACTACCCCTCACAATTGAATAAAATCGAAGCCCATATCAGGCGACGACTACGATCACGAATAGTCGATCAACAAAAGAGAAAACAGCATCTATATCGAAAACTGGCCAAACGGGGCGTACCACGAAAACAAGCATCAAAAGCCGTCTTTTCAAACAACAAACGGTGGCAACTCTCCAATGCGCGAGCAGTGACGAGGGCTTATCCGAACAGTTGGTTTATAAATCTGAAAGGGCAGGAAATACGATCCGACCGAAAGTTAGAGCATTGGTTTGAAGTTTCTCAATGGATACGTCTTGCGTGAGGAGCCGTGTACGGACCCGTACGCACGGTTCTGTGGGCAGACGGGAGCTGCGGCTCCCTCTGACCCGATAAAATTCTGGGTTAGATTATCTAACGAAGCGTAGATAATCTAACCCAGCCTACAAAATATTACCGCTTGCCTAAGCACTGACTACTTACTTAAAGCCGATAAGTGAAATTCAGAGCGAAGAACGAGAACCAGGCATTAGCATAGGATCCAGAGACCTGCCCCCGCAAAATATTATCTGCTCCCTGAGTCACCGACATATCACCATTCCACATAAATTCGTAGGATGCGTTGACATCTAACTTCTGAGTTACTTGCCATAGTGCTCCAAGACCGAAACGCCAGGCCTCACCCATTGGCAGAACTACAGTACGGTCTTTGTTGCTCACTGCCGAACTGTCGTAGGCGAAGCCACTGGTAAACACCCAATCGGGAAATGCTTTGTACTGGACACCAATAGCCCCGTGCCAGGTATCCTGATAATTGAGGTTTGCCGTCAGGGTACTGGAATCAGAAGATTGCAGCCCGATATCGACTTTGCCAAACTGACTCCAGTCCTGCCATCCGACATCTCCCATGATCGCCCATTCATCATCGATTTGTTGATAAAAACCAAACATTACAGATTGCGGCACGTTCATGCCGAGATTTACACTCGACGGATTAGCAAGTACTTTACTCAGTCCGGGCCCCAGGTTGCTATAACTAGGGGTGGCCGCGAAGTCGAGGTTTATCTGAGATTGATAGGTGATGCCAAATCGCGTTCCTTTACGTGGTTCAATTAAAATACCGACGTTGGCACCAAATCCCCAGGTATTGTCTTTGAGTGTCATCTGTCCATCACCGACTCTGGGGTCAAGATTGTTGATCGCCACCTCGTCTTTCAAGTAGCCAAACATAGCATTCATCCCAATACCAATTGAGAGCCAGTCAGTCGCCTTGTAACTCACGGAAGGCATTATGGAAACCCCAACCAGAGCACTCTTTTGCACATAATAGCGGCCCACCCAGTTTTCGTTATATTCTTCAACCAGACCGAAATTAGAAAATGCGCCCAGGCCGAATTTCCATTTATCAGAAAAATCATGGACATAGAAAAGACTCAAGCCCGGCAACGCGCCGATTGCATTGCCGCCCCCATCGCTGCCGAGCTTGGGTGAAGTATTCCCATCTGGGGAGAATTCAACATCGCCATACAGGAACTGTCCGCCGGCCTGGATCTGCGAGCCGTGCAGACGACTCATGCCCGCAGGATTCTTGAATAGTGTAGACGCATCCTGCGCTCTGGCAGAATAACCGGCCGAAGCCAGTCCAACATCAGGTGTACCGATTTCGTAAAGACTAATGCCACCGGAATGTGCCGATTGCGGTAGTACTGCGAAAATAAGTACACCAACCAAAAATACAGGTTTGTCGTTGGGTCTGATATTCAGTGACTTGTTGCAACATATAGTGTCCATAGCATAGTCCATTATCAAAGTGAACTCCAAAAGTTTAAGTCGGACTACCAGAATCTGACATGTATCGCTTCTCGATAGATCAGGGCATGCTTATTACTCTTAGCGCCATACCGCACGACGATATACAGCTCTTCGCTCAACCCCTCTGTACGACAAAGGAGTCATCGGCATGCCAATAATATCTATAAATAAAGACGCAATCCCTCCTGATGCTGGTAAATTACCTTCTAATACTTTAACTGTGTAAGTCAGTTTGCTCCCTACCAGCTGAGGGTTTGTTAATTCCACGACAACATCATCGACACTATCGTTACCTAAAATCGATATTGTTGCATTGGGTGGGTTAGCAGCAAAACTGTCTTTACCTACTGACCATGATTTTACCCATCCCTCTGTATCAACATGCCCTGTAATACGCTCTGGCCGGTCAGAAAAAAATAATGTTGCTGGCCCAATACCGTGCAGAGTCAACTGATTATCCTTTGAAGTAATGGCGTGAGCTGTTTGTACAAACAAATATTGCACAGATTTGGCTTTGCTCTGTGCTTGTTCTGATTCTGCTACGGTGGTGTCACTCAGAAGCGCGACAGCCATAACTGATGAAATTGAGGTAATGGCAACTAAGCCAGTAAGTGCTGCATATTTAATAAATACACGTTTAGTTAGTGGGTTCATGGCGATTTTCCATATTAAAAAATTTATATGTCAATGAGTTATTATATAGATATTTTTATTGAATTTTTGTTATTTTCTGGCGGCCGATTTTTGCCTATAGCTGCGTTGCTTAAACATTTGCGTAGCTTGCTATGCGCCTGTTTATTCGCCGTGCTTTCGACTAAAATCAACTCGCTATAAAATCATAGATCAAGGCTATGTCACCGTAAAGTATGGAATTTCATATAACAAGAGCGTATAAGTAAATAAAGCCCATGTAAATTAAGGAGATAGCTATGAACGCCCCAGAGTTTTTAGAGTTCATTTCCGAAATAAATCAACTTGACCACCATCAACGCACTGTTCTAACGAAAGCACTGGATCAACTAGAGGACGAACCTAAGGTTTTTGATTTAATTGAAACAATATTTGATAGCAAAGGTAAATGCCCTCATTGCTCCCATACCGAAAGCCACAGGCATGGAATAAAAGATGGCCTTCAGCGCTACCGC carries:
- the ltrA gene encoding group II intron reverse transcriptase/maturase; protein product: ETRLDEELSQLQEELANWTYQPSPVRRVEIAKPGGKGVRLLGIPTVRDRVVQTTLKLLLEPVFDPHFSPHSYGFRPGRSQHEAVQAAQQIVNSGKPYVVDIDLSKFFDRIHHDRLIARMGEKISDKRILRLVGNMLRSGVMINGIVNPSKEGAMQGGSLSPLLSNIVLDELDQELEKRGLEFCRYADDCNIFVKSQKAADRVMEKVSQFIEKKLKLKVNQEKSQVAKSDAVKFLGFTVVKGTIAIAHKALQTAMSKIEELTPRGTHQTLDTSLDEINQWYVGWSNYYSLTYYPSQLNKIEAHIRRRLRSRIVDQQKRKQHLYRKLAKRGVPRKQASKAVFSNNKRWQLSNARAVTRAYPNSWFINLKGQEIRSDRKLEHWFEVSQWIRLA
- a CDS encoding OmpP1/FadL family transporter, with amino-acid sequence MDTICCNKSLNIRPNDKPVFLVGVLIFAVLPQSAHSGGISLYEIGTPDVGLASAGYSARAQDASTLFKNPAGMSRLHGSQIQAGGQFLYGDVEFSPDGNTSPKLGSDGGGNAIGALPGLSLFYVHDFSDKWKFGLGAFSNFGLVEEYNENWVGRYYVQKSALVGVSIMPSVSYKATDWLSIGIGMNAMFGYLKDEVAINNLDPRVGDGQMTLKDNTWGFGANVGILIEPRKGTRFGITYQSQINLDFAATPSYSNLGPGLSKVLANPSSVNLGMNVPQSVMFGFYQQIDDEWAIMGDVGWQDWSQFGKVDIGLQSSDSSTLTANLNYQDTWHGAIGVQYKAFPDWVFTSGFAYDSSAVSNKDRTVVLPMGEAWRFGLGALWQVTQKLDVNASYEFMWNGDMSVTQGADNILRGQVSGSYANAWFSFFALNFTYRL